Proteins co-encoded in one Thermochromatium tepidum ATCC 43061 genomic window:
- a CDS encoding N-acetylglutaminylglutamine amidotransferase, with translation MCGICGELRLDGVPADLDAIGRMMAALTRRGPDHGGSYSDGALAFGHRRLAVIDLSVRSNQPMVDAELGLALVFNGTIYNYRALRAELEGKGYRFFSAGDSEVILKAWHAWGTDCVERLHGMFAFAVWDANRRSLFLARDRFGIKPLYWSEQGQVLRFASTPQALLAAGGLDTRIDPVALHNLFTLHAVVPAPRTILQGVRKLAPGHWRLIEADGRQTEQSYWRLVARRPESPLSEGEWLESIHAALRQAVRIHSEVADVPVGVLLSGGLDSSLLVALLAEAGVSDLRTFSVGFEDTPEESGSEFEYSDLVVERYGTHHHRFLIPNDQVLTRLPEAIDAMAEPMFGQDAVAFYLLAEQVAREIKVVQSGQGADEVFGGYFWYPRMLAETTGSPLERFAKHYFDRDHAEYLRMIGPDYAGEDYTSAFITERLAEPDADTFMDAVLRLDVTTLIVDDPVKRVDNMTMAWGLEARVPFLDHQLVEVAARCPPELRLRAGGKYPLKVLARGRLPDAVIDRPKGYFPMPALKYVRGPFLDMMRDVLTSRASRARGLYRQSYLDQLLAAPDLHHTRIQGNKLWHLALLELWFQRHVD, from the coding sequence ATGTGCGGGATCTGTGGCGAGCTGCGGCTCGATGGTGTGCCGGCCGATCTGGACGCGATCGGGCGGATGATGGCCGCGCTGACGCGGCGCGGCCCGGATCATGGCGGCAGCTACAGCGACGGGGCACTGGCCTTTGGGCATCGGCGGCTGGCGGTCATCGATCTGTCGGTTCGCTCCAATCAACCCATGGTCGATGCCGAGCTGGGGCTGGCCCTGGTCTTCAACGGCACCATCTATAACTACCGTGCCCTGCGGGCAGAGCTCGAAGGCAAGGGGTATCGCTTCTTCTCTGCCGGCGACAGCGAGGTCATCCTCAAGGCCTGGCACGCCTGGGGGACCGACTGCGTCGAGCGGCTGCACGGCATGTTTGCCTTCGCGGTCTGGGACGCCAACCGGCGTTCGCTGTTTTTGGCGCGCGACCGCTTTGGGATCAAGCCGTTATATTGGTCCGAACAGGGTCAAGTGCTCCGTTTCGCCTCGACCCCCCAGGCACTCTTGGCCGCCGGCGGTCTGGATACGCGGATCGATCCGGTCGCGCTGCACAATCTCTTTACGCTCCATGCCGTGGTTCCGGCCCCACGCACCATCCTCCAGGGTGTGCGTAAGCTCGCGCCCGGGCATTGGAGGCTGATCGAGGCCGATGGTCGTCAGACCGAGCAATCCTATTGGCGTCTCGTCGCCCGGCGTCCCGAGTCGCCGCTGTCCGAGGGTGAATGGCTGGAGTCCATCCACGCCGCCTTGCGTCAGGCGGTCAGGATCCACAGCGAGGTCGCGGATGTCCCGGTCGGGGTGCTGCTCTCGGGTGGACTGGACTCCAGTCTGCTGGTGGCCCTGCTCGCCGAGGCGGGGGTCTCGGATCTGCGCACCTTCTCGGTCGGCTTCGAGGACACGCCCGAGGAGTCCGGCAGCGAGTTCGAATACTCGGATCTCGTCGTCGAGCGCTATGGCACGCACCACCACAGGTTTCTGATCCCCAACGACCAGGTGTTGACTCGGCTCCCCGAGGCGATCGATGCCATGGCCGAGCCCATGTTCGGTCAGGACGCGGTCGCCTTTTATCTCCTTGCCGAACAGGTCGCGCGCGAGATCAAGGTGGTCCAGTCGGGGCAGGGCGCCGACGAGGTGTTCGGCGGTTATTTCTGGTATCCACGCATGCTGGCCGAGACGACCGGCTCACCGCTGGAGCGCTTCGCCAAGCACTATTTCGACCGCGATCACGCCGAATATCTGCGCATGATCGGCCCGGACTACGCCGGCGAAGACTACACCTCGGCGTTCATCACCGAGCGTCTGGCCGAGCCGGATGCCGACACCTTCATGGACGCGGTGCTGCGTCTGGACGTGACCACGCTCATCGTCGATGACCCCGTCAAGCGGGTCGACAACATGACCATGGCCTGGGGTCTAGAGGCGCGCGTGCCCTTCCTCGATCACCAGCTCGTGGAAGTGGCGGCGCGCTGTCCACCCGAGCTCAGGCTGCGCGCCGGCGGCAAATATCCGCTCAAGGTGCTTGCCCGCGGGCGGCTGCCGGATGCGGTGATCGACCGCCCCAAGGGCTATTTCCCCATGCCGGCGCTCAAATACGTGCGCGGGCCCTTCCTCGACATGATGCGCGACGTCCTGACCTCGCGCGCCAGCCGCGCACGCGGTCTCTATCGTCAGTCCTATCTCGACCAGCTCCTGGCCGCACCCGACCTGCACCACACCCGCATCCAGGGCAACAAGCTCTGGCACCTGGCACTCTTGGAGCTCTGGTTCCAGCGGCACGTCGATTGA
- the argF gene encoding ornithine carbamoyltransferase produces MANQHTDCRHYLSLLDLSRDEARALIARATELKRMQAAGQVFRPFVGRTLAMIFEKASTRTRVSFEAGMVQLGGHALFLSPRDTQLGRGEPIADSARVISRMVDAVMIRTFKQETVEVFAAHSRVPVINGLTDRCHPCQILADLQTFHEHRGDIQGKRVAWIGDGNNMCNSFLEAAQLFDFELRVACPEGFEPDADLLAACGGRCTILRDPREAAAGAHLIATDVWASMGQEEELERRRTAFAAYQVTDAIMDQASPDALFMHCLPAHRGEEVAASVIDGPRSVVWDEAENRLHIQKALLEFLIPH; encoded by the coding sequence ATGGCCAATCAACACACAGACTGCCGGCACTATCTCTCATTGCTCGATCTGAGCCGCGACGAGGCCCGAGCACTGATTGCGCGCGCCACCGAACTCAAGCGGATGCAGGCCGCCGGTCAGGTATTCAGACCGTTCGTCGGTCGCACGCTGGCCATGATCTTCGAGAAGGCCTCGACCCGCACCCGCGTCTCTTTCGAGGCCGGTATGGTGCAGCTCGGTGGGCATGCGCTCTTCCTCTCGCCGCGCGACACCCAACTCGGGCGTGGCGAGCCGATCGCAGACAGTGCGCGGGTTATCTCGCGCATGGTCGATGCCGTGATGATCCGCACCTTCAAGCAGGAGACGGTCGAGGTGTTCGCCGCCCATTCGCGCGTCCCGGTCATCAATGGCCTGACCGATCGCTGTCACCCCTGCCAGATCCTCGCCGATCTCCAGACCTTCCATGAGCATCGTGGTGACATCCAGGGCAAGCGCGTGGCCTGGATCGGCGACGGCAACAACATGTGCAACTCTTTCCTGGAAGCGGCGCAGTTGTTCGACTTCGAGCTGCGCGTGGCCTGTCCCGAGGGCTTCGAGCCAGACGCCGATCTCCTGGCCGCCTGCGGCGGTCGCTGCACCATCCTGCGCGACCCGCGCGAGGCCGCCGCGGGCGCGCACCTGATCGCCACCGATGTCTGGGCCAGCATGGGCCAGGAGGAAGAGCTAGAACGGCGCCGGACCGCGTTCGCGGCCTATCAGGTCACAGACGCCATCATGGATCAGGCCAGCCCAGACGCCCTCTTCATGCACTGTCTGCCTGCCCATCGCGGCGAAGAGGTCGCCGCCTCGGTCATCGATGGCCCGCGCTCCGTAGTCTGGGACGAGGCCGAGAACCGGCTCCACATCCAGAAGGCGCTGCTTGAGTTCCTGATTCCGCACTGA
- the grxD gene encoding Grx4 family monothiol glutaredoxin, producing the protein MDVLERIAEQVRSNPVVIYMKGTPKFPQCGFSMRAAQALQECGVPFAYVNVLQDPEIFENLPRFADWPTFPQIYIDGELVGGCDITLELHARGELKAMMERAVAKAQAGNA; encoded by the coding sequence ATGGATGTTTTGGAACGTATCGCCGAGCAGGTCAGGAGCAACCCAGTCGTAATCTACATGAAGGGTACGCCTAAATTCCCTCAATGCGGCTTTTCCATGCGCGCCGCCCAGGCCCTGCAGGAGTGCGGGGTGCCCTTCGCCTATGTCAATGTCCTGCAAGACCCCGAGATCTTCGAGAACCTACCGCGTTTCGCCGACTGGCCGACCTTTCCCCAGATCTACATCGACGGCGAGCTGGTGGGCGGCTGCGATATCACGCTCGAGTTGCACGCCCGCGGCGAGCTGAAGGCGATGATGGAGCGAGCGGTCGCCAAGGCGCAGGCCGGAAACGCCTGA
- a CDS encoding aspartate aminotransferase family protein encodes MSEPLMATYNRLPVTFDRGEGVWLWDTNGRRYLDALSGIAVCGLGHAHPAVREALCEQAARLIHTSNLYGVAEQERFGALLTAQAGMDRVFFANSGAEANEAAIKLARLHAHRRGIEAPAILVAEHSFHGRTLATLSATGNRKVQAGFEPLVQGFVRVPYDDLDAIETAAANRPNIVAILIEPIQGEGGIRVPSDDYLIRLRELCDRSGWLLMLDEVQTGIGRTGRLFAFQHAGIQPDVMTLAKGLGNGVPIGACLARGAAAEVFTPGSHGSTFGGNPLVCRVGRAVLETLIEGNLIANAEVQGAYLLDSLRAALAKTRGVVEIRGRGLMVGIELDRPCGALVGRALDAGLLINVTAERVIRLLPPLIIDRAQVEELVATLTGLIHGFLGDA; translated from the coding sequence ATGAGCGAACCCTTGATGGCCACCTACAATCGCCTGCCTGTCACCTTCGACCGAGGTGAGGGCGTCTGGCTCTGGGACACGAATGGCCGGCGTTATCTGGATGCCCTGTCCGGGATCGCCGTCTGCGGACTCGGCCATGCCCATCCGGCCGTGCGCGAGGCACTCTGTGAACAGGCCGCACGCCTGATCCATACCTCCAACCTCTATGGTGTCGCCGAGCAAGAGCGTTTTGGCGCGCTCCTGACCGCCCAGGCCGGGATGGATCGCGTCTTCTTCGCCAACTCGGGCGCGGAGGCCAACGAGGCGGCGATCAAGCTGGCCCGACTCCACGCCCATCGGCGTGGCATCGAGGCCCCGGCGATCCTGGTCGCCGAGCACAGCTTCCACGGACGCACCCTGGCCACGCTCTCGGCCACCGGCAACCGCAAGGTCCAGGCCGGGTTCGAGCCGCTGGTGCAGGGCTTCGTGCGCGTGCCCTATGACGATCTGGACGCGATCGAGACGGCAGCGGCCAATCGACCCAACATCGTTGCCATCCTGATCGAGCCAATCCAGGGCGAGGGCGGCATCCGTGTCCCATCCGACGATTACCTCATCCGATTACGCGAACTCTGCGACCGTTCGGGCTGGCTGCTCATGCTCGACGAGGTCCAGACCGGCATCGGGCGCACCGGACGCTTGTTTGCCTTCCAGCACGCGGGCATCCAGCCCGATGTGATGACGCTCGCCAAGGGCCTGGGGAATGGCGTGCCAATCGGGGCCTGTCTGGCACGCGGCGCGGCGGCCGAGGTCTTCACGCCTGGTTCGCACGGCTCGACCTTTGGCGGCAATCCGCTCGTCTGTCGTGTCGGGCGCGCGGTGCTCGAGACCCTGATCGAGGGGAATCTGATCGCAAACGCCGAGGTCCAGGGCGCCTATCTGCTCGATTCATTGCGCGCGGCGCTGGCCAAGACTCGGGGCGTGGTCGAGATCCGGGGGCGTGGTCTCATGGTTGGGATCGAACTCGACCGACCCTGTGGAGCGCTCGTGGGTCGGGCGCTCGACGCCGGACTCCTGATCAACGTCACCGCCGAGCGCGTGATCCGGCTGCTGCCGCCACTGATCATCGACCGCGCCCAGGTCGAGGAACTGGTCGCCACACTGACCGGCCTCATCCATGGCTTTTTGGGCGACGCCTGA
- a CDS encoding type I restriction endonuclease subunit R — translation MSATDTSEKGLEALIVRDLVASGYVQGYATDYHRDVALDVTQLLAFLRATQPKVVETLNLDADGIPRTQFLHRLQGEITKRGVVDCLRRGVSHGPVHVDLYKLLPTPGNAAAAEVFGKNIFSVTRQVRYSNDESQRALDMVIFINGLPVLTFELKNSLTKQTVADAVVQYQTDRNPGELLFQLGRCIAHMAADDAEVRFCTHLTGKTSWFLPFNQGWNSGAGNPPNPHGLKTDYLWKQVLVKESLANIIENYAQVVEEEAEDANGRRRKTRKQIFPRYHQLRTVRALLRRSRADGVGKRYLIQHSAGSGKSNTIAWLAHQLVELKTEAGQAQFDSVIVITDRRALDTQIARTIKAYDHVASIYGHSESAEELRTFLRRGKKIIVTTVQKFPFILDELGDLGDKKFALLIDEAHSSQGGKTTAKMHLALSGHAAEGGEEEEEESVEDKVNALIESRKMLANASYYAFTATPKTRTLELFGERQVVGDTVQFRSPEELTYTTKQAIQEGFILDVIANYTPVSRFYHVAKTVEHDPEVDKAKALKKIRRYVESHDKAIRRKAEIMVDHFVEQVIDAKKIGGQARAMIVCNGIARAIDYFREVSDYLAEIKSPYKAIVAYSGDFEIGGSKKTEADLNGFPSKDIPAKLKQEPYRFLIVANKFVTGFDEPLLHTMYVDKPLAGVLAVQTLSRLNRAHPKKADTFVLDFADNAQAVKAAFQEYYRATIQEGETDPNKLHDLKSDLDAQQVYSWQQVEDLVAQYLGGAERDQLDPILDACVAEYVEKLSEDDQVKFKGKAKAFVRSYGFLAAILPYGHPAWEKLSIFLNFLIPKLPAPKEEDLSKGVLEAIDMDSYRAQAQASMRMAMDDADAFVEPPPPGGGGGAGEPELDRLSNIIKQFNDLFGNIKWHDADKIRKVVTEEIPARVAQDKAYQNAQANSGKQNARLEHDKALNRVVLELLDDHTELFKQFSDNPSFRRWLTDTVFEVTYRPGAMPPKAQPQLGARV, via the coding sequence ATGAGCGCGACTGACACCAGCGAAAAAGGCCTCGAAGCGCTGATCGTGCGCGACCTGGTCGCCAGCGGCTACGTGCAAGGCTATGCCACGGACTACCACCGCGACGTGGCGCTGGACGTGACGCAGTTGCTCGCCTTCCTCCGGGCAACGCAGCCGAAGGTTGTCGAGACGCTGAACCTGGACGCCGACGGCATCCCGCGCACCCAGTTTCTACACAGGCTGCAAGGTGAAATCACCAAGCGCGGCGTGGTGGACTGTTTGCGCCGTGGCGTGAGCCACGGGCCGGTGCACGTGGACCTCTACAAGCTACTGCCCACGCCGGGCAATGCCGCCGCAGCGGAGGTCTTCGGCAAGAACATCTTCAGCGTCACCCGGCAGGTTCGCTACAGCAACGACGAGTCGCAGCGCGCGCTGGACATGGTGATCTTCATCAACGGCCTGCCGGTGCTCACCTTCGAGCTGAAGAACTCGCTGACCAAGCAGACCGTGGCGGACGCCGTGGTGCAATACCAGACCGACCGCAACCCGGGCGAGCTGCTGTTCCAGCTTGGCCGCTGCATCGCCCACATGGCGGCGGACGACGCCGAGGTGCGCTTTTGCACCCACCTGACCGGCAAGACCTCCTGGTTCCTGCCGTTCAACCAGGGCTGGAACAGCGGGGCCGGCAATCCGCCGAATCCGCATGGCCTGAAGACCGACTACCTGTGGAAGCAGGTGCTGGTGAAGGAGTCGCTGGCCAACATCATCGAGAACTACGCACAGGTCGTCGAGGAGGAAGCGGAAGATGCCAACGGCCGCAGGCGCAAGACACGCAAGCAGATCTTCCCCCGCTACCACCAGCTTCGCACGGTGCGCGCCCTGCTGCGCCGCAGCCGCGCCGATGGCGTCGGCAAGCGCTACCTGATCCAGCATTCGGCCGGCAGCGGCAAGAGCAACACCATTGCCTGGCTGGCCCACCAGTTGGTGGAACTGAAGACGGAGGCGGGGCAGGCGCAGTTCGATTCGGTCATCGTCATCACCGACCGCCGCGCGCTGGACACGCAGATCGCCCGCACGATCAAGGCCTACGACCATGTGGCGTCGATCTACGGTCATTCGGAGAGCGCCGAGGAGCTGCGCACCTTCCTGCGCCGGGGCAAGAAGATCATCGTCACGACGGTGCAGAAGTTCCCGTTCATCCTGGACGAGTTGGGCGACCTCGGCGACAAGAAGTTCGCCCTGCTGATCGACGAGGCGCACTCCAGCCAGGGCGGCAAGACGACCGCCAAGATGCATCTGGCGCTGTCCGGGCACGCTGCCGAAGGCGGCGAGGAGGAAGAGGAGGAGTCGGTCGAGGACAAGGTCAACGCCCTGATCGAGTCGCGCAAGATGCTGGCCAACGCCAGCTACTACGCTTTCACGGCCACGCCCAAGACTCGGACGCTCGAGCTTTTCGGCGAGCGCCAGGTCGTTGGCGACACGGTTCAGTTCCGCTCGCCCGAGGAGCTGACCTACACGACCAAGCAAGCGATCCAGGAGGGCTTCATTCTTGACGTGATTGCCAACTACACGCCGGTGTCGAGGTTTTATCACGTCGCCAAGACGGTCGAGCACGACCCGGAGGTGGACAAGGCCAAGGCGCTGAAGAAGATCCGGCGCTATGTGGAGTCCCACGACAAGGCGATCCGCCGCAAGGCCGAGATCATGGTCGATCACTTTGTCGAGCAGGTGATCGACGCCAAGAAGATCGGCGGCCAAGCGCGCGCGATGATCGTCTGCAACGGCATCGCACGGGCCATCGACTACTTCCGCGAGGTGTCGGACTACCTCGCGGAGATCAAAAGCCCGTATAAGGCCATCGTGGCGTACTCCGGCGACTTCGAGATCGGCGGATCGAAGAAGACCGAGGCCGATCTCAACGGATTCCCGAGCAAGGACATCCCAGCCAAGCTCAAGCAGGAGCCGTATCGCTTCCTGATCGTTGCCAACAAGTTCGTCACGGGCTTCGACGAGCCGCTGCTACACACGATGTACGTGGACAAGCCGCTGGCGGGCGTGCTGGCGGTGCAGACGCTCTCACGGCTGAACCGGGCGCACCCGAAGAAGGCCGACACGTTCGTGCTCGACTTCGCCGACAACGCGCAGGCCGTGAAGGCGGCGTTCCAGGAGTACTACCGCGCCACCATCCAGGAGGGGGAGACTGACCCTAACAAGCTCCACGACCTGAAGAGCGATCTGGACGCACAGCAGGTCTACAGCTGGCAGCAGGTGGAAGACCTCGTCGCGCAGTACCTTGGCGGCGCTGAGCGTGACCAGCTCGACCCGATCCTCGACGCATGCGTCGCCGAGTACGTCGAGAAGCTCTCTGAGGATGACCAAGTGAAGTTCAAGGGCAAGGCCAAGGCCTTCGTCCGCAGCTACGGCTTCCTTGCAGCCATCCTCCCCTACGGTCACCCGGCATGGGAGAAGCTGTCGATCTTCCTGAACTTCCTGATTCCGAAGCTGCCCGCCCCCAAGGAAGAGGATCTGTCCAAAGGCGTGCTGGAGGCCATCGACATGGACAGCTACCGGGCGCAGGCCCAGGCCTCCATGCGGATGGCGATGGACGACGCCGATGCGTTCGTCGAGCCGCCGCCTCCCGGAGGGGGTGGCGGCGCTGGCGAGCCGGAGCTGGACAGGCTGTCGAACATCATCAAGCAGTTCAACGACCTGTTCGGCAACATCAAGTGGCATGACGCCGACAAGATTCGCAAGGTCGTCACCGAAGAGATTCCGGCGCGCGTCGCACAGGACAAGGCCTACCAGAACGCGCAGGCCAACTCGGGCAAGCAGAACGCGAGGCTGGAGCACGACAAGGCGCTCAACCGCGTGGTGCTCGAGCTGTTGGACGATCACACGGAGCTGTTCAAGCAGTTTTCCGACAACCCGAGCTTCCGGCGCTGGCTTACGGATACGGTATTCGAAGTGACCTACCGTCCGGGCGCGATGCCGCCGAAGGCGCAACCGCAGCTTGGCGCTCGTGTTTGA
- a CDS encoding integrase domain-containing protein — translation MRASAVAQLARSLGLRLREAVLGDIPRWLRERDERGAIDVREGTKGGRGKEVARWVPVDGAADCALENADTIRRELGCGNNLLKPSETYDDFVNDGEIHKARAILHRHGIEGYHDLRAAWACDRYQELADRPAPVVAQCLPSDDLTEEEAEAVETLSKELGLELAQELGHNRLDVLAAYIGSHYRG, via the coding sequence TTGCGCGCGTCTGCCGTCGCGCAGCTCGCGCGCAGTCTGGGTCTGCGCCTGCGCGAGGCCGTGCTTGGCGACATCCCGCGCTGGCTGCGCGAACGGGACGAAAGAGGCGCCATCGACGTACGCGAAGGCACGAAGGGCGGACGCGGCAAGGAGGTGGCCCGCTGGGTGCCGGTCGATGGCGCGGCCGACTGCGCGCTCGAAAATGCCGATACCATCCGCCGCGAGCTGGGCTGCGGGAACAACCTGCTCAAGCCGAGTGAAACCTACGACGATTTCGTCAATGACGGGGAGATCCACAAGGCACGCGCCATCCTGCACCGCCATGGCATCGAGGGCTACCACGACCTGCGTGCCGCATGGGCGTGCGACCGCTACCAGGAGCTCGCCGACCGCCCCGCGCCCGTGGTCGCGCAGTGTCTGCCGTCCGACGATCTCACCGAGGAGGAGGCCGAGGCCGTCGAGACCCTGAGTAAGGAGCTGGGGCTGGAGCTTGCCCAGGAGCTGGGCCACAACCGGCTCGACGTGCTGGCGGCCTATATCGGCAGTCACTATCGCGGCTGA
- a CDS encoding superoxide dismutase gives MMHELPALPYEKNALEPVLSSETIEYHYGKHHQTYVTNLNNLIQDTEFADMSLEDIILKSSGGIFNNAAQVWNHTFYWNCLSPNGGGAPSGALAAVIDATFGSFDEFKKQFTQSAAGNFGSGWTWLVKNADGSLEIFNTSNAGTPMTSGKTALLTVDVWEHAYYIDYRNARPKYLESIWDKINWAFVAANYAG, from the coding sequence ATGATGCACGAACTGCCTGCCCTCCCCTATGAGAAGAACGCCCTGGAACCCGTGCTCTCGTCCGAGACCATCGAGTACCACTACGGCAAGCATCATCAGACCTATGTCACCAACCTCAACAACCTGATCCAGGACACCGAGTTCGCCGACATGAGCCTGGAGGACATCATCCTTAAGTCCTCGGGCGGCATCTTCAACAACGCCGCACAGGTCTGGAACCATACCTTCTACTGGAACTGTCTCAGCCCCAACGGCGGCGGCGCCCCGAGCGGGGCGCTGGCCGCTGTGATCGACGCCACCTTTGGTTCGTTCGATGAGTTCAAAAAGCAATTCACCCAGTCGGCCGCCGGCAACTTCGGCTCGGGCTGGACCTGGCTGGTCAAGAACGCCGACGGCTCGCTGGAGATCTTCAACACCTCCAATGCCGGCACCCCCATGACCTCGGGCAAGACCGCGCTCCTGACCGTCGACGTCTGGGAACACGCCTACTACATCGACTATCGCAACGCCCGTCCCAAGTATCTGGAGAGCATCTGGGACAAGATCAACTGGGCGTTCGTCGCTGCCAACTATGCAGGCTGA
- the rnt gene encoding ribonuclease T, producing the protein MREQPSIRNGIARRFRGFLPVVVDVETAGFDAQRHALLEIAAVIIRQRPDGLLEPTPTLACHVLPFVGSEIDPRALAFNGIDPHHPFRDAVSERDALERLLTPIRKAVKSAGCNRAILVGHNAHFDLGFIKAAVERTGYKRNPFHAFSVFDTVTLGGLMFGQTVLAKAAKAAGLGWKNSEAHSAIYDAEQTARLFCAVVNRWHELDPDRYWERHTEASDGSDQRLD; encoded by the coding sequence ATGAGAGAACAGCCATCCATCCGCAACGGCATCGCGCGGCGCTTTCGTGGCTTCCTACCCGTTGTGGTGGACGTCGAGACCGCCGGTTTCGATGCCCAGCGCCACGCCCTGCTGGAGATCGCGGCCGTCATCATCCGGCAGCGGCCCGACGGTCTGCTCGAACCCACGCCGACGCTCGCCTGCCATGTGCTGCCCTTTGTCGGCTCGGAGATCGATCCGCGCGCGCTGGCCTTCAACGGCATCGATCCGCACCATCCGTTTCGGGATGCCGTATCGGAACGGGATGCGCTCGAACGTCTCCTGACGCCGATCCGCAAGGCCGTCAAGTCAGCCGGCTGCAACCGTGCCATCCTGGTCGGACACAACGCGCACTTCGATCTGGGATTCATCAAGGCCGCCGTCGAACGGACCGGCTACAAACGCAATCCCTTCCATGCCTTCAGCGTCTTCGACACCGTCACGCTCGGCGGACTGATGTTCGGCCAGACCGTGCTGGCCAAGGCGGCCAAGGCGGCGGGGTTGGGTTGGAAGAACAGCGAGGCACATTCGGCCATCTACGACGCCGAGCAGACCGCGCGGCTGTTTTGCGCGGTCGTCAACCGCTGGCACGAACTCGACCCCGATCGTTACTGGGAGCGCCATACCGAGGCGTCGGACGGATCAGACCAGCGTCTGGATTGA
- the tnpC gene encoding IS66 family transposase, protein MERLPDLADLTHAEKDALIHLLWDWVTALRQEVVRLTAEVTRLQGEVAHLRGQMAKNSRNSSIPSSAEGLKKTKSMRKQGSRPPGGQPGHSGSTLKQVAQPDHVVDHPLPEVCDVCGESLTGQATTEIRQVFDLPPVTMEVTEHRIHALRCTCGKLHRSEFPPEVTAPVQYGPGVKAQAVYLTQHHMLPVARTANVLADLYGVPISTGTVQAMIGEASERLAPTVARIADAVAQADVAGADESGFRVAGKLNWLHTAVTDTLTWLGLHAKRGKAAFEDFGLLYRLKGTLVHDGWASYRELTCTHALCNAHHLRELTFVHEECGQAWAKRMIDLLVSAHHETVAAHGQPLTALRIQAIRTHYEAILAEAAAANPEKPASGRRGRTAQSVPFNLYRRLRDHADDVLRFTTDPRVPFSNNLAEQAIRMPKVKHKIAGCFRTTEGAQAFCIIRSYLATLQKQHFDLFQSLIQVFKGNTPQPNFSG, encoded by the coding sequence ATGGAAAGACTGCCCGATCTTGCTGACCTGACGCACGCGGAGAAAGACGCACTCATTCATCTGCTGTGGGATTGGGTCACCGCGTTGCGCCAGGAAGTCGTCCGGCTGACAGCGGAAGTGACCCGGCTGCAGGGGGAAGTCGCCCATCTGCGCGGGCAGATGGCGAAGAACAGCCGCAACTCGAGCATTCCATCCTCGGCCGAAGGCTTGAAGAAGACGAAGTCGATGCGCAAGCAGGGAAGCCGACCGCCTGGCGGTCAGCCGGGTCATTCCGGTTCGACGCTCAAGCAAGTGGCGCAGCCCGATCACGTGGTGGATCATCCACTGCCCGAGGTATGCGACGTCTGCGGCGAATCGCTCACGGGGCAGGCCACGACCGAAATCCGCCAGGTCTTCGATCTGCCGCCGGTGACAATGGAAGTGACCGAGCACCGGATTCACGCGCTGCGCTGCACCTGCGGCAAACTGCACCGCAGCGAATTCCCGCCCGAGGTCACGGCCCCGGTTCAATATGGCCCCGGCGTCAAGGCGCAGGCGGTCTATCTGACGCAGCACCACATGCTGCCCGTGGCGCGCACCGCCAACGTCCTTGCAGACCTGTATGGTGTGCCGATCTCGACCGGCACGGTTCAGGCCATGATCGGGGAGGCGAGTGAGCGGTTGGCTCCGACGGTCGCGCGGATCGCGGATGCGGTCGCTCAGGCGGATGTCGCGGGCGCCGACGAGTCTGGCTTTCGCGTGGCAGGCAAGCTCAACTGGCTGCACACCGCGGTGACCGACACCCTGACCTGGCTGGGTCTGCATGCCAAGCGCGGCAAGGCGGCGTTTGAGGACTTCGGTCTGCTGTATCGGCTCAAGGGAACGCTGGTTCATGACGGCTGGGCCTCGTATCGGGAACTGACCTGCACCCATGCGCTGTGCAACGCCCATCATCTGCGTGAATTGACCTTCGTCCATGAGGAATGCGGACAAGCGTGGGCCAAGCGCATGATCGATTTGTTGGTCTCTGCCCACCATGAAACGGTGGCCGCCCATGGCCAGCCGCTGACGGCTCTGCGCATCCAGGCGATCCGCACTCACTACGAGGCGATCCTTGCTGAAGCGGCCGCCGCCAATCCAGAGAAACCCGCCAGCGGCAGACGCGGGCGCACGGCGCAAAGCGTGCCGTTCAATCTCTACCGACGATTGCGTGATCATGCCGACGATGTCCTGCGCTTCACGACCGATCCACGCGTTCCGTTCAGTAACAACCTTGCCGAACAAGCGATCCGCATGCCCAAGGTCAAGCACAAGATCGCCGGTTGCTTCCGCACCACCGAAGGCGCACAGGCCTTCTGCATCATCCGCTCCTACCTCGCCACCCTGCAGAAGCAGCACTTCGACCTCTTCCAATCCCTCATCCAAGTGTTCAAGGGCAACACCCCTCAGCCGAATTTCTCGGGGTAG